The Bubalus kerabau isolate K-KA32 ecotype Philippines breed swamp buffalo chromosome 10, PCC_UOA_SB_1v2, whole genome shotgun sequence sequence GGCCTGGGTGGGGCAGGAGTCCCCTGGGCACGTGCCCGGCGGGGCTGGAGGAGCTGGTGGGTGGTCAGGACACCATGTGCTCAGAGGTCTGGCCGGCCGTCTGTCCTCCACAGAGAAAGCTGCCAAGTTGGGGTGTTTTGGTTTAAAAATTCCTGGTGGGGACAGGGAATCCCTGAAGGgaaacgtttaaaaaaaaaaaaaaaaaaaaagtggaaatgggGAAAGAGAACGAGAGCTGTTGTCCAAGAGCTTCTacgtaaaaataaaatttttaaaaaaatgaaagaggaaaaaaaaaacaaagagtctCTTAAATGGTTCTGAGGGTTCTAAAGATGAACTGAAAGGAGGATAAGACGACGGAGGAGACAGACAGTTTTTATTGCTGGCCTGCCCCGCAGAGCTTAGCTGGCCTCCATCCGGAGCTTCTTCCTGCTTTGGGGCTCTTCAGGCTCCGACTCCGAGCTGGAGTCCGAGCCCCCATCGAAGGCAGAGATGGTGCTGCCCTTGGCGTTGGTGTAGAGGCTGCTGTCTGAGGAGGGGTAGTTGGTCTGCAGTTGGGCACTCGACctcgcc is a genomic window containing:
- the MAX gene encoding protein max isoform X3, yielding MTSSGRMLSWSSKGKARADQVLCSWGIHFSSSLMEDASKRKFRALEKARSSAQLQTNYPSSDSSLYTNAKGSTISAFDGGSDSSSESEPEEPQSRKKLRMEAS